The Halobaculum magnesiiphilum genome contains the following window.
TGCCGCTCGGATGGGTCGATGGAACTCCGGCTGGGGGATGCGCAGGACAGGATCGTCGGACTTCCGTACCCGGGTTCGATTGATGCCTACGAGACGACGGTTTCCTTCCGTCGAGACGGTGACGATGCCGTTGGTTTCGAGGACATCGACGGCCCGCTTGACCGACTGGGCCGCGTTCTCGGTGAGCCGCCCAAGCTGCCGAATCGTGAACTGCTCGTAGGGATTGTCACTCAGGAGTCGTAGAAGATCGTCAGTAGCCGTGTGACGGAACAGATCGGGATCCGGAGCCGGGATCGATACCTCGACCCTGGCTTGGTCTTGGTCGGAGGTCTCGGTTTCTTGTCTCGTCATGCGTTACATGTCTCGTCTTAGGAGACATTAGGTTTTGGGAGGTAGGTCCGAGCTTGCGGCCACCGACGCGTCCGTGGGTGGTATCTCACAGTGTCACCCGCCGAGCCGGTCGCGTACGCGATCCCGACGGTGGTCCTCGAATACATAGCTAACGGCTGGCCGTCGTCGCGGTCGGCGAGGGGAGATCCAGTAGATCGTGGGGAAGTCCGGGGGTGGGTGATGGTGGACGGCGACGAAGTTGGTCGGTAGCGGAGCCACGGATCATCGTTCCAGGGGCCGGAGACACGCCCGTCGCTGGGCCGTGAACACGGCCCGTTTCAAGGGAACTTCGATCAAGAGCCCTCGGACTGAACCCCCAGAAACGCAGAGCTTGTCGTCTGAGGCTAACGACTAAACCATGTCAACGCGATCGACAACGGACGATGGCGACTGCCGACGAACAGATCCGCGTCAGCGATTCGGTGAAGCGAGAACTCGACCGTCGCCGCCGGGACGGGGAGAGCTACAACGATGTCCTGCAGCGCCTGCTCGAGGACGACCGCGACCTCCTCGCCGGATTCGGTCGGTGGTCGGACGACCACGCCGATCGGGTCCGAGCGGCTCGCAAGCAGTCTCGGTGAACCGTCTCTGGCGTCTGCTCAGCAGCCAGAACGCGGAGCGTTCCGGCAGCACCACTGTATCGAGTTCAACTAGCATCTGAATTTTGGGGACGGGCAGGAGAGCGTCTTCGTTCGGGGATCGAGGTGGAGTGAGTGTGTCGAGGGGGCGCTTGAGTGTCAGTTGTCGTAGTCGATGCCCGCACGTCGGTCCACAGCACGGCGACCGTCGATTGTCGCGGTCGGGGTGACTGTCCACTCCCAATGGACCGAGTTCGCGTTCGGATCGCGGTGTCGAGTCCCGCCGTCATAGTCGGATTTATGAGGGATACTGTTTGACAGAGAACATGAGCTTCGACGCCGCGGAGATCCGCGCGGACTTCCCCGTGCTCGACCGACGCGTGAACGGCCACCCGCTCACGTACCTCGACAACGCCGCCACCACGCACACGCCGCGCCAGGTGTACGACGTCTTCGAGGAGTTCTACGCTGGCTACAACGCGAACATCCACAGGGGGATCCACGAACTCAGCCACGAGGCCTCGATCGCCTACGAGGAGGCCCACGACCGCGTCGCCGAGTTCCTCGGCGCCGACGGTCGCGAGGAGATCGTCTTCACGAAGAACACCACCGAGAGCATCAACCTCGTCGCGTACGGGCTGAGCCGGGGCCTCGACGCCGGCGACGAGATCGTGACGACGGAGATGGACCACCACGCCTCGCTGGTGACCTGGCAGCAGATCGCCAAGCGCACGGGTGCGACCGTCCGCCACATCCCCGTCACCGCCGACGGCCACCTCGACATGGACGCCGCCCGCGAGCTCGTCACCGACGACACCGCACTCGTGTGTGCGCCCCACGTTTCGAACGTGCTCGGCACGATCAACCCCATCGAGGAACTCGTGGATCTCGCGCACGACCACGACGCGTACGCGGTCGTCGACGGCGCCCAGTCGGCGCCGACGCGGCCCGTCGACGTGGGGGCGATGGACGCGGACTTCTTCGCCTTCTCGGGCCACAAGCTCGCCGGCCCCACCGGCATCGGCGGGCTGTACGGGAAGCGGGCGATCCTGGAGGAGCTCGACCCGTTCCTCTTCGGCGGGGAGATGATCCGAAACGTCACGCTTACCGATTCGACGTGGAACGAGCTCCCCTGGAAGTTCGAGGCCGGCACCCCGCCCATCGCGGAGGGCATCGCGCTCGGTGCCGCCGTCGACTACCTCTCCGAGTTGGGCATGGAGAACGTCCGCGCCCACGAGAACGACCTCGCGCAGTATCTGTTGGGGGAACTCGCCGACCGGGAGTTCGTCCGGACGTACGGGCCCGAAGTCGGCGAGGAGCGCACCGGCCTCGTCTCGTTCAACGTGCAGGGCGTCCACGGACACGACCTCTCCAGCCTGCTGAACGACCGCGGCATCGCCATCCGCGCCGGCGACCACTGCACCCAGCCGCTCCACGATCGGTTGGAGATCCCCGGCTCTGCACGCGCGTCTGTTTATGTGTACAATACCCGAGAGGACATCGACCGGCTTCTGGATGTGGTGGATTCCGCTCGCGAGGACCTGGATGGGTACCTCGCGTCCGAACGCTATCACGACCTTATCAGCGAGCATTATGAGAATCCCCGGAATCAGGGTGGGCTCGTGGATCCTACGTTCGTGAAGTCCTCAGAGGAAACGACGTGTGGCGACGACGGCGAGTTCCACGTGACGATCTCGGACGGCCGGATCGAGGAGATCGCCTTCGAGAGCCGGAGCTGTGCGGTCAGCCGTGCCGTCGCCAGTCTGCTTTCGGAGAAGCTCGAGGGGATGACGGTCGAGGAGGTCGCCGAGCTCGATGGGTACGTGGTGAGTGCGTTGGAGGGGCAGTACCCCGACCTCCGGCGCGAGTGTGTCGAGGGGCCCGAGGATGTGATTCGGGAAGCCGCTCGTGAGTACGTGATTTCGGGGTAGGTGAGTGGTGGGGTAAGGGTAGGTGTTCGCGAAGAGGGGGACCACAGCTACTCAACCCAGCAGAGCACTACCGTAGTTCTTGGACAAGGGCAGCAACCGCCTCGTCGACGAGGTCGTTGTCAAGTCGACCCTGCCAGAAGTCAATGTCTTCGTGGTCGATCGATTACACGCCCCACGGGACGATCCGACTTTCGTCCGGTGTCCCACCGCGAAGCCAGCTCCTCTCAGGGATAGCGATGAGGCCGTCCATCCAGGACTTCGACGTAAGCGTCACCGCGATATACTGCTCGCCGTAGAACGGATGTCCCTCGTGGTTCGAGAGAATGAGCCAGGGCCGAGCGTTCTCGTCACCGTTGAACGGGTCGTCACCGTAGACGACATCGCCCCGCTCGAAGACGGGGGCTGCTTCGTCGTCGGTCACTGTTCGTTCTCCACACTCGGATGTGCCTCACTGGGCGCATGTTCGCGCCAAGCCTCCGTGTCCTCTGTGCCGAGTCGGTCGTTGAACAGGGCAGTCGCTCGCTCGTAGCCACTGTATCCGTGGAGGCGGTCGGTGTCGTCGGTTATCGCCCAGTATGTCGCCTTGTGTTCAACGAGACCTCGGTCCTTCAGTCGTGAGAGTGCGGTGCTGACCGCGCCCTCGTCAATCCCGATCTGGGAGGCGATCTCGCGCGCCTTGAACGCCCGATCCCCGTTAGCGGAAAGGAATCCGAGTACCTGGTCAGGGACCGAAAGGTCCTCGAGCTCCTCCTCGCTCGTGTTCTCGAAGGTGTCTCGATCGATGGACATCGTTGATTGGTGAGACGGTACACACTGTAATGAGTGGTAGGTGTGAAAGCTACGAAAATACCGAACGTGAGTGAGGGGTGAGCTCTGGGTAGATCGCTGGGTGGGGATATCGAATCGGGTTACTCCAAGTCAACCCGTCGTGAACCGCCTCAGGGGCAGACCTTGTGGCTTCCCGGGTTGCGATCCTCGTGACTGGAGGCGCAAGGTGTGGTCAATGCGCTCGCCAGATTGATGGGCGATTCGTCCGTACCCCGGCCGATGACGGACGAACCGCTGCAGGCGACCGTTACCCAGCGGGGTGTCGTCTTCGCGCCGACCGACGAGGTATTGATCGTCCGGCGAGCGACCGACGGCGGCTGGGAGCTGCCGGGCGGCCGCGTCGACCACGGCGAGCGTGCCGTCGCCGGCGTCCGCCGTGAGATCACCGAGGAGACGACGCTCGACCCCGAGGTCGTCGCGCCCGTCGACACGCTCGTGTGGCGCAATGATTCTGGGGATGGGCGGTTCGCCGTGTACTACTACTGTCGGGTGGATGAGCGGGACGTGTCGCTGTCCGGTGAGCATGACGAGTACGAGTGGACGGTGGTGCGTGAGGCTCGACGGCGATTGAGCGAGCCGCAGGCCGCGGCCGTTGTGCTGCGTTGGAGAGGCGGCGGTCGGAGTAACGTGAGCACCACCTCTGGATTATAGTGAGCGATCTCGTGACTTGTTTGCGGCCGGCCGGTATTGATCCGAGTCGGCTTTGTGCCGTCGAATGACTCTCGGTTTCGAGCCGAGGGTGCATCCTCGCTGGCTCGACCGTTCGTTCGTGTTCTTCCTATTGTTGCGGTTCCATCTCGAACGCTTCAGTTGTCCAAAGGTATTTCATGTACACGTTTCACAAGTAGCCAACGAGAACGGCACGGGCTTCAGTTGTCCAAAGGTATTTCATGTACTGTCGTACACGTGAGGACACGATGGCCGGGGACGGGCGAACCGAGTATTGTCCGCGGTGTGATGACCATTGTGAGGTGATCGAGACCGTCCCGTGGCAGTCGGACATGTGCAAGGAGTGCGGCGCCTCACTCGATGGGAATGAATGAGTGGAGCTGAATGCTGCCGACGATGGGTGAACAGGCGGAGTAGTTTCGTCGATTGATCTGGCCCAATTAGTGGAAATTGCGTGGACTACCAGGTCCGTCATTCGAATACGATCCCGTTCCGTCGGTCGTTTGCGCGCTGACCGTTGATCACCACCGGGGCCACAATCGCGTCGAACGCCTCGTCGAGGGTCGCGATCTCCTCTCAGTCGGTCACGATGAAGGCGGTGGGAGCGTCGTTGAGAGGTATAGTTGGTCGTAGTTCCTGAAGTACCGTACCTGTGGCCGTTTCCAAGTCAGCTTCGACATTCAGCGCAGTGGACCTGTCCCCCTGGTTTCGGAATCTCCATATCCAGTGGATTCTCGTAGACAACTTCTCCACACGCATCGCACACTGTCGGTACTTCCTGTGAGAGCCACTGCTGGATCGTTTCACGGGACAGCCCACAGTTCGCACAGATCGCTGCAGTCGGTACGTCCCGGAGATCATCCGTGTCGAACGTGTGCGCTCGTTCAGCACATGCATCGACACGGGGATCCGTCGACGCCCCTGACTCTATGAGTTCGAACTCATCATTCCCAGCGACGGCTGGCGCTTGCAACCCAGTGAACTCAGAGCCATGTTGGACGCGTGCGGTCATCTCAGCTCCGTTCCCCTCCAACAACCGCATCCGATCGACATCGAGGACGCGGACAGGGAGACCCGAGGGACCGAGATATTTCGACCCGATGAACTTCTCCTCGATGTACTCCCATGCGGTCTCGTACTGCTCGCGGAATGCCTCCATTGGGTCTTCGTGGTCGTACTGCTTCGCCAGGTTCGCGCCCTCCCGTGCGAAGCGGACCTTCGCGAATGCCACAGGGAGGTCCTCGATCTCACGGAGCTCAAGCAGCTGCCGATACGCCTCGACCGTCGCCACTCCGTCTTCAGCCATTTGGCAGACTTCAACGAGTTTCCGTCGCGCCTGCCCACGGTGACCTGCATCAGCCAAGTTGACCGCGTCATCGACTAGTTCCTGTTTGTACGCACGTACGTCGGACGCCGACGCGACATCCATCCGAACCGGATGGTGCAGTGTCCCGCGGCGTGCGGACGCGACCCGCTGGCGTGTCGAGATACGGTGCTCTGCTGCACGAATCTCTCCCCGAAGCTTACTGAGCGCGATGGCGTCTGCGAGCGGTTCGCGATCGACATGGATTCGTTTGGTCTCCTGCTTGCGCCAGTCTCCGTGGTCAGCGTCCAGTATGTCCCAACAGTAGCGCTGGAGGACTGTCCAGTACAGTTCCTCCCGAGACCGATCACAGATCACGAGAACAACCGGGACAGACGCCTGCAAGCAATCCTCAACAAGAAAATCCGTCTCAAAATCGTGCCAGACAGCCTCCGAGTCATCGAACCCCTCGGAAGCCTTCAGCTGGATGTAGAAGGGTGACGGAAGGACGCGATTACCGTGTTGGTCTCTGGTGTCGACCTCGAATCCCTCCGTGGGGCGAACCTCGAAGTCAAACGCGTAATCCTCGTCGAGTGAGTTCACCACCCACTTCGAGAGCGTCATGCGCAACCGTCCCCGCGAATAGCGTTCGAGTTCGTGGTTTCGGTCCGTCTGCTTCCCCATAGGTGACCAACAGGTTCCGTGCCCCTGAAGACATCGGCGATAGTAGGAGAAGGAGGAAATTCGGTAGTCGGTGAACCGTATTTGTCCTAGTGGTAGGCCAACTACCAGGTTAGCCCCTCGTACACGATCCCGTCCCGATGGTCGATCGCGCGGCGGCCGCACCGTGCTCCTAAAGCTCCTCAATGATCGGCATGGCACGAGAATTCCGGGTATCGTCCGTACCCGGTTTGAACGCCAAGCCAAGTGTCCCACCAGCGCGAGTAGAACGGCCTTGCGACCGCGCTCCTCACCGTCGATGAGCACATCGACGACGAGGGCGGCATGTCTCTGTCGAGCCGACGTGGGTAGTTGAATGCGTAACCGGTCTCGGCTCACGGGTCGCCGGTGCGTTCCGGAACCGAACGGGGGAAGACTCGGCTTCGAGGCCACCGCCTCGACCTCGTCGCGGCCGCCCGCGAATCGATGAAAACCAGCGTCGTCGATCCGAACCGCGTCGCCTCTATGGAGTCCCGATGTGGGTCAGTCGCTGCCGAATATTTGGCGCGACATCAGAACTACGGGGTACCCATCAGGTAGTCCATTTTGCAGGAGGAACCTTAGACGCTGCTCTGTCCGGTTTTCCCTTGATTTTGCTCCAATAGAAGGTAACAGTGCTTAAACAGCGCGGCGAGACATACGTCAGTCTCCTTTCGAATTTATAATCAAAGGCTATGAGGGTAACAGTAAGGCTATCCGAATCTCTATACACGTCGCCATTGTATCCAATTTATCAGAAGTCCAAGTGTTTTCCTGCAGGTACAGGCACGAAACGTGACGATTCGTATTCACACGACGGCGCCGGTTGTTTATAAAGAACTCGGCCCCGGTCGATTAGATATCGTCACGCTGCGTGACAGCACTCGTCGCCGTCTGGTGATTCGCTAAATACACGGTACTGCGGCGGGGTGATAAATGTTCGGTATTAGTCAAATAATAGCATAATTACGGATGGATGGGGGGAGTATTTATCGAAGCTTCGGAACTGGTCGAAACGACAGTTACCAGGTAAGCCCTTCGTAGACGATTCCGTCTCTGCGATCGATCGCCCGGCGGCCGTCTATGACAACGGGTGTGGCCATGGCGTCGAACTCCTCGTCGAGCGAGGTGATTTCCTCCCAGTCGGTGACGATTAGGGCGGCTGAGGCGCCATCAAGTGCGGCTGCAGGGCTTTCTGCGTACTGGATGTCGGGGAAGTGCTCGCCCATGTTCTCGGCAGCGATGGGGTCGTAGGCGGCGATCTCGGCGCCGCGTTGTTGCAGCCCCTCGATGACGGGGATTGCGCGAGAGTTGCGGACGTCGTCAGTGCCGGGCTTGAACGCAAGGCCCAGAACGGCGACGCGTTTGTTCGTGACGTCGACGTGTTTGTCCATGAACGAGAGGAGGCGCTTTGGTTGTTCGTCGTTCACCTCGGTTGCGGCGTCGAGCATGAACGGTTCGTAGTCGTGCTGGCGGGCCGCTGCGCGGATCGCGGCGGTGTCCTTGGGGAAACAGCTTCCGCCCCACCCGAGCCCGCTGCGGAGGAACTGTGCGCCGATACGGTCGTCGAGACCGATGGCGTCGGCAACCTCGTAGGCGTCGACGCCGAGCTCCTTGCAAATGTTCCCGATGTCGTTGATGAGGCTTACTTTGGCTGCGAGGAAGGAGTTGTTCGCGTACTTGATCATCTCCGCCGTTCGGGTGTTCGTCTCGACGACCGGTGCTTGGGTTCGTTCGACGAGCGGGTCGAACACCTCGTGCATATCCGCGAGCGCACGGTCGTCGTCGGCGCCGAGGACGATCTTGTCCGGATCGAGGAAGTCGTGGACTGCCGTTCCTTCTCGGAGGAACTCAGGGTTCATCCCGACGCCGAAGTCTTCGCCTGTGGTCTTGTTTGACTCTCGCTCAAGGATTGGGGTGATTTCGTCCTCGGTGGAGCCTGGGACGACCGTGCTCTTCACGACGACAGTGTGCCAGTCATTCTTTTCGGCGAGGGTTTCGCCTAATTGTTCGGCTCCGGCCTCCATGATCGAAAGATCGATGCTGCCGTCGTCGTTCTGCGGTGTTGGGAGGCAGAGGAAGGTCGCGTCGGTGTCGAGAAGTTCGGCGTAGTCGGTGGTAGCGCGGAGCCGGTTTGTGCTGTTGGAGCCGGCGTGTTTCTTGAGGAGCTCCGGGAGGCCGTCCTCGTGGATGGGTGCCTCGCCGGTGTTGATGACGTCGACGGTTTCCTGATCGATATCGATGTTGACGACGTGGTGGCCGAGATCCGCGAAGCAGGCCGCGATCGTCGTGCCGACGTAGCCGCTGCCGACGACGGAGAGGTGCATGGCGTCGGGTAGGCGAGAGGGTCACTCATAGATTTGGTTATCCGTGTGAAAAGACATATGCCGGAGTATGACAACTCCAACATAGTCATGAAAGCCGTTGTACTGGCCGCCGGCGAGGGGACGCGGTTGCGTCCGCTCACAGAGGACAAACCGAAGGGGATGGTCGAGGTCGACGGGAAGCCCATCCTGACACACTGCTTCGAGCAGCTGGTGGAGCTGGGCGCCGATGAACTGGTGGTGGTGGTCGGCTACCTGAAGCAGAACATCATCGAGCACTACGGCGACGAGTTCGAGGGGGTGCCGATTACGTACGCACACCAGCGTGAACAGAAAGGGCTCGCGCATGCGCTGTTAAACGTCGAAGAGCACATTGACGACGACTTCATGCTGTTGCTCGGGGACAACATCTTCCAAGCGAATCTGGAAGACGTGGTTCGTCGGCAGCAGGAGGACCGGGCAGATGCGGCGTTCCTCGTGGAGGAGGTTGACTGGGAGGATGCTAGTCGGTACGGGGTGTGTGACACAAATCAATACGGGGAGATTACTGACGTAGTGGAGAAGCCAGAAGAGCCGCCGTCGAACCTGGTGATGACCGGGTTCTACACGTTCACCCCGGCGATTTTCCACGCGTGTCACCTCGTGCAGCCTTCTAACCGTGGCGAGTACGAGATTTCTGAGGCGATTGATCTGTTGATTCAGAGTGGGCGGACGATCGACGCGATTGGGTTGGAAGGATGGCGGATTGACGTTGGGTATCCCGAGGACCGAGATGAGGCAGAGAAGCGGTTAACTGAGACTCAGAGTGCTGAATCTGAGTCCCAACCGTCGGCCGAGTCTTAAGTTTCGAGGTTCACTTGGTTAGGTTTCGTTCTGTTCTGAGCGCCTCTGGGTACGGCTCCACGTATGGGTGGATCTCCAGATCAGAACACAGTGGTAAAACCCATTTTAGGGAGTCGTGGGCGTAGTCTCACAATCGAACAGATCGCTCCAGCGAAGAAATCGAAGCAGATTGCCCGACTGTGTGTTACAGGAAGCTCTGACGGTAAGGAGTTGAATGCTCGGTTGTCGTCTGCACCGAACATGATTGTTTTGATTCAGGAAATCCTCAACCAGAGTTCCCCTCTCTGCAACGCTAACCTTTCGACTGAATTGAATACAGCTCTTTATATTTTCCGTCTTTATCGACTAGTTCAGTATGTGTTCCAATTTCTATCACCTCACCGTCATCCATTGTATATATTCGGTCAGCATTCTGCACTGTGGACAGCCGATGTGCAATTGTGATCATTGCGTAGTCCCGGTCCATCGCTTCGATAGCTGCCTGGACTTCCTGCTCCAAGTTCGAGTCAAGGTCACTCGTAGCTTCGTCTAGGACCAACAGGTCTGCATCCTCTAACAGCGCTCTTGCTAACGCAACACGTTGCTTCTGTCCCCCAGAGAGTCGGACTCCGTCGTCGCCAAGCATCGTGTCGTACCCGTTCGGCAAGGTTCGTAAGAATTCGTCAACTCGTGCGATTTTGCAGATACGATTCAACTCTGTTTCCGTTACGTCTCGATTTCCAATCGTGAGGTTATACCGCAGCGTATCGTTGAAAATGAACGGACTTTGGCGCACAATCGAGAGTCGGTTCCTCCACTCATTGATGTCCATTTCGTGGATCGGTACGCCGTTTGCCCGAATCTCACCTTTGTCTACCCTATAGAAGCGAGCCAGTAAGGACACGATAGTTGATTTCCCGGCACCAGATTGCCCAACGAACGCTATGAACTCACCTTTTTCAACCTCAAAGCTAACTCCACGGAGTACCTTCTCTTTTTCGTCATACGAGAATTGAACGTTATCGAATTCAATGTGATCAATCTGTGCTGGGACATCATGTATGGGTTCATTCGTCTCTTCCCGACTCTTTAATTCCTGAATGAATTTCTGGGTTCGAACGAGATGCGGCAAGTCATTTTCGACTTTATAAAATAGCTGGTTTAATCGACTCACATTCGGCCCCAGTCGGAACATAGCGAACAGAAACACACCGAGTGCTCCAACTGATAAATTAGCGAACGTTAATGACATATATATGAGAACAAATACGGATACTGCGACACCGAGATTGTAGAAATTATTAATTGCCGCTTCATTACGGCGTAGTTTGATACGAGAGTCAGTAAACTGATCAATTGCAGCCATGAAATCTTGGTACAACTCATCAGTCAAACCGAATATTCGAATATCCCGAATTCCCTGTGTTCCTGCTTGTACCGCTTCCTGTCGCTGTTCGTTTGCTTCGGCAACCAACTCTCCGATGTTGTATCCTGGTTCAACGATGTGCCGAAGTAATACTGTGATTCCACCGAGAACGGCAAGCGCAAATATCGTAAGCCTTGGCGCCATCAAAAGTGCGATCAGCAGATATGCCAGCGATAAGAAAAGTACTCCTGAGAGTTGCACGACGTGCTGAATCGCTCGGCCAGCGTAGTTTGTCTGTGTGACAATAGCGTTCAGAATATCATCGGACCCTTCCTCATCAAAATACTCTATCCGAGCATCTAATGCACTTCCATACGCTCGCATCTGCAGATCTCGGATGTAGTATGTTCGTAGGGCCTCACGTAACCAAGCTACGAGGAAACTCATTGTGTAGCGGGCGGTCATCACCACCGCAACGCCAACAACGACGAACCCTAGGGTAAATGGGATACCCAGAGTTTGGTATACAGATACAAACATGCCCATTACTCCGTCCGCTTGAGTAACGGGGTCTTCCGCTCGTGCGAGTTCGATAATTGGTAGAATAAAACCTAAGCCAACCCCTTCGAAGATTGCAGCAACGAATCCGAGCCCAATAATGGGTACTGTTAACTGGGGGTTGAAGCGAGCCACATCAAGTAGCGCATTAATTTTCTCTCGACCAGACACTGTGTTGTTTTCCGAATCAGACATAAATGGGGGTGTGAAGAAACTTCTATTAGTAAGAACATATGCCATCAACAAAAGTACTCTGACTTCAGGACGCGTGAGCAATATGAATAGCAGGCGAATTGTAAACGGTCGGACGAGAACGTTCGGCACCCAATATATCGAGAATCAAAACGGGCTCGGAAAGTGATAATCCAGCCTGATGGAGTCGGATTCCGGGCTTTATCGAAGACTCGGGTGCCGCCTCTCGTTCCAGAAACTCTAATTCGAATCAGTCGACATCTTCGATGAGACGGGCGATCTCGTGCATTGACCACTCTAAAAGATCTCCCAACTCATCCATCATCCTTATGTGATGACCACCAACATCCTAAAACTTATTTACCTCCCATAATTTTCCTGGGTTAGTATGGGTCGATTAGTTTTTTCAGATGTCGATGGCGTTCTCACAGACTCAAAAATCAATATAGGCCAAGACGGTGAGATTTTCAAATCGTTTAATGTGAAAGATGGATATGGGATCGTCCAGTGG
Protein-coding sequences here:
- a CDS encoding NUDIX hydrolase, whose translation is MTDEPLQATVTQRGVVFAPTDEVLIVRRATDGGWELPGGRVDHGERAVAGVRREITEETTLDPEVVAPVDTLVWRNDSGDGRFAVYYYCRVDERDVSLSGEHDEYEWTVVREARRRLSEPQAAAVVLRWRGGGRSNVSTTSGL
- the aglF gene encoding UTP--glucose-1-phosphate uridylyltransferase AglF, whose amino-acid sequence is MKAVVLAAGEGTRLRPLTEDKPKGMVEVDGKPILTHCFEQLVELGADELVVVVGYLKQNIIEHYGDEFEGVPITYAHQREQKGLAHALLNVEEHIDDDFMLLLGDNIFQANLEDVVRRQQEDRADAAFLVEEVDWEDASRYGVCDTNQYGEITDVVEKPEEPPSNLVMTGFYTFTPAIFHACHLVQPSNRGEYEISEAIDLLIQSGRTIDAIGLEGWRIDVGYPEDRDEAEKRLTETQSAESESQPSAES
- a CDS encoding MarR family transcriptional regulator; this encodes MSIDRDTFENTSEEELEDLSVPDQVLGFLSANGDRAFKAREIASQIGIDEGAVSTALSRLKDRGLVEHKATYWAITDDTDRLHGYSGYERATALFNDRLGTEDTEAWREHAPSEAHPSVENEQ
- a CDS encoding antitoxin VapB family protein, with the protein product MATADEQIRVSDSVKRELDRRRRDGESYNDVLQRLLEDDRDLLAGFGRWSDDHADRVRAARKQSR
- a CDS encoding ABC transporter ATP-binding protein codes for the protein MSDSENNTVSGREKINALLDVARFNPQLTVPIIGLGFVAAIFEGVGLGFILPIIELARAEDPVTQADGVMGMFVSVYQTLGIPFTLGFVVVGVAVVMTARYTMSFLVAWLREALRTYYIRDLQMRAYGSALDARIEYFDEEGSDDILNAIVTQTNYAGRAIQHVVQLSGVLFLSLAYLLIALLMAPRLTIFALAVLGGITVLLRHIVEPGYNIGELVAEANEQRQEAVQAGTQGIRDIRIFGLTDELYQDFMAAIDQFTDSRIKLRRNEAAINNFYNLGVAVSVFVLIYMSLTFANLSVGALGVFLFAMFRLGPNVSRLNQLFYKVENDLPHLVRTQKFIQELKSREETNEPIHDVPAQIDHIEFDNVQFSYDEKEKVLRGVSFEVEKGEFIAFVGQSGAGKSTIVSLLARFYRVDKGEIRANGVPIHEMDINEWRNRLSIVRQSPFIFNDTLRYNLTIGNRDVTETELNRICKIARVDEFLRTLPNGYDTMLGDDGVRLSGGQKQRVALARALLEDADLLVLDEATSDLDSNLEQEVQAAIEAMDRDYAMITIAHRLSTVQNADRIYTMDDGEVIEIGTHTELVDKDGKYKELYSIQSKG
- a CDS encoding SufS family cysteine desulfurase, whose protein sequence is MSFDAAEIRADFPVLDRRVNGHPLTYLDNAATTHTPRQVYDVFEEFYAGYNANIHRGIHELSHEASIAYEEAHDRVAEFLGADGREEIVFTKNTTESINLVAYGLSRGLDAGDEIVTTEMDHHASLVTWQQIAKRTGATVRHIPVTADGHLDMDAARELVTDDTALVCAPHVSNVLGTINPIEELVDLAHDHDAYAVVDGAQSAPTRPVDVGAMDADFFAFSGHKLAGPTGIGGLYGKRAILEELDPFLFGGEMIRNVTLTDSTWNELPWKFEAGTPPIAEGIALGAAVDYLSELGMENVRAHENDLAQYLLGELADREFVRTYGPEVGEERTGLVSFNVQGVHGHDLSSLLNDRGIAIRAGDHCTQPLHDRLEIPGSARASVYVYNTREDIDRLLDVVDSAREDLDGYLASERYHDLISEHYENPRNQGGLVDPTFVKSSEETTCGDDGEFHVTISDGRIEEIAFESRSCAVSRAVASLLSEKLEGMTVEEVAELDGYVVSALEGQYPDLRRECVEGPEDVIREAAREYVISG
- a CDS encoding nucleotidyltransferase domain-containing protein, encoding MTRQETETSDQDQARVEVSIPAPDPDLFRHTATDDLLRLLSDNPYEQFTIRQLGRLTENAAQSVKRAVDVLETNGIVTVSTEGNRRLVGINRTRVRKSDDPVLRIPQPEFHRPIRAALDRVRDEIGELQGALVFGSVARGRADRQSDIDLWVLTDDRTDQHRANELAKDLGEQRFDGDRYEFQILVETPESARGHGDRLEEVFADAITLVDSEELRDLKREVMSDA
- the aglM gene encoding UDP-glucose 6-dehydrogenase AglM, whose protein sequence is MHLSVVGSGYVGTTIAACFADLGHHVVNIDIDQETVDVINTGEAPIHEDGLPELLKKHAGSNSTNRLRATTDYAELLDTDATFLCLPTPQNDDGSIDLSIMEAGAEQLGETLAEKNDWHTVVVKSTVVPGSTEDEITPILERESNKTTGEDFGVGMNPEFLREGTAVHDFLDPDKIVLGADDDRALADMHEVFDPLVERTQAPVVETNTRTAEMIKYANNSFLAAKVSLINDIGNICKELGVDAYEVADAIGLDDRIGAQFLRSGLGWGGSCFPKDTAAIRAAARQHDYEPFMLDAATEVNDEQPKRLLSFMDKHVDVTNKRVAVLGLAFKPGTDDVRNSRAIPVIEGLQQRGAEIAAYDPIAAENMGEHFPDIQYAESPAAALDGASAALIVTDWEEITSLDEEFDAMATPVVIDGRRAIDRRDGIVYEGLTW
- a CDS encoding DUF4365 domain-containing protein, translated to MGKQTDRNHELERYSRGRLRMTLSKWVVNSLDEDYAFDFEVRPTEGFEVDTRDQHGNRVLPSPFYIQLKASEGFDDSEAVWHDFETDFLVEDCLQASVPVVLVICDRSREELYWTVLQRYCWDILDADHGDWRKQETKRIHVDREPLADAIALSKLRGEIRAAEHRISTRQRVASARRGTLHHPVRMDVASASDVRAYKQELVDDAVNLADAGHRGQARRKLVEVCQMAEDGVATVEAYRQLLELREIEDLPVAFAKVRFAREGANLAKQYDHEDPMEAFREQYETAWEYIEEKFIGSKYLGPSGLPVRVLDVDRMRLLEGNGAEMTARVQHGSEFTGLQAPAVAGNDEFELIESGASTDPRVDACAERAHTFDTDDLRDVPTAAICANCGLSRETIQQWLSQEVPTVCDACGEVVYENPLDMEIPKPGGQVHCAECRS